A stretch of the Notamacropus eugenii isolate mMacEug1 chromosome 2, mMacEug1.pri_v2, whole genome shotgun sequence genome encodes the following:
- the LOC140523282 gene encoding olfactory receptor 5G29-like: protein METRNQTMVTEFLFVGFRNYLPQQVVLFLMFLSLYLVTLIGNLGMIVLIWIDSQLHTPMYFFLNHLSLADFCSSSTIAPKMLADFFAEKKTISFLGCAAQMWFFGLFVATECFLLATMAYDRYVAICNPLLYTVIMSQSFCVHLVVGPYAMGLLSSLTHTVLTFHLPFCGQNVVNHFFCDISPLLSLACADTHLNKLILFIMAGAVGVFSGLIILISYIYILMAILRIRSAEGRSKGFSTCSSHLTTVSIMYGTLFFIYVRPSASFSLDLNKVVSVFYTAGIPMLNPLIYSLRNKEVKNALRKTLETKNFPMGK, encoded by the coding sequence ATGGAAACTAGGAATCAAACCATGGTGACTGAATTTCTTTTCGTGGGATTTAGAAATTATCTCCCACAACAAGTTGTCCTCTTTCtgatgtttctctctctttatcttgtCACTCTCATTGGGAATTTGGGCATGATCGTCCTGATATGGATAGATTCCCAGCTTCACACCCCCATGTACTTTTTTCTCAATCACTTGTCCCTTGCGGATTTCTGCTCCTCTTCTACTATTGCTCCAAAGATGTTGGCTGACTTCTTTGCGGAGAAGAAGACCATCTCTTTTCTGGGCTGTGCAGCCCAGATGTGGTTCTTCGGACTGTTTGTGGCCACTGAGTGTTTCCTTTTAGCTACAATGGCATATGACCGGTATGTAGCAATCTGCAACCCATTACTCTATACAGTTATCATGTCCCAGAGTTTCTGTGTACATCTGGTAGTTGGGCCTTATGCCATGGGCCTCCTCAGCTCTCTGACACATACAGTCTTAACTTTCCACTTGCCCTTCTGTGGCCAGAATGTCGTCAATCATTTCTTCTGTGATATCTCACCCTTGCTCTCTCTTGCATGTGCTGACACTCATCTCAACAAGTTAATCCTTTTCATCATGGCTGGAGCTGTGGGAGTCTTCAGTGGCCTGATCATTCTTATTTCTTACATCTACATTCTCATGGCTATCCTGAGAATCCGCTCTGCTGAAGGTAGGTCCAAGGGCTTCTCCACCTGCTCCTCACACCTAACTACTGTCAGCATCATGTATGGGACCCTCTTCTTCATCTACGTGAGGCCTAGTGCTAGTTTCTCTCTAGACCTCAACAAGGTGGTGTCTGTGTTCTACACAGCAGGGATCCCCATGTTGAATCCACTTATCTATAGCCTGAGGAACAAGGAAGTGAAAAATGCactcagaaagaccttagaaACGAAAAATTTTCCTATGGGCAAATAA